The DNA segment TACATCCTTATCATTCTAGTATTAAGTAAGAATGCATCAAGATATAGTCAATTTATTTTACCATTAATGAAACCGCTCTCCTTACAAAATATGTACTTTCTAAATAAACTAGCCTATTCAAAAAAATAAAAAAGCAGTATCCTCTAGATCAATAGATTCTACTACTTTTTATCTTATTACTATTTTTAAGCTAGCTCGGTACCGCCGGTTACACCGTAAATTTGTGCAGTGACGTAGCTTGATTTTGTAGAAGCTAAGAAAACATAGATATCAGAAAGTTCTACCGGTTGACCTGCTCGTTGTAACGGAGTATCTTGCCCAAAGGTTGGAATAGCTTCACTCGGCTGACCTCCAGAAATTTGTAACGGTGTCCAGATAGGTCCAGGAGCTACCACATTAACACGAATGCCTTTTGGCGCTAGTTGTTTTGCTAGACCTCGGCTAAATCCATTGATTGCAAATTTAGTTGAAGCATAATCTAGTAAATTAGCACTTGGATTATATCCTTGCACTGAGGATGTTGTGATAATGGAAGAACCTTCTGGTAAATAAGGCAATGCAGCTTTTATTACCCAAAATAGAGAGAACACATTAATTTCAAATGTTTGTCTTAACTGTTCTGTCGTGAGTTCTAAGATGTCTTCAACAGCCTGTTGTTTCCCAGCCACTAAAGCTAGTATATCTAATCCACCAAGTTCTTTGTGTGCTTGATCAACAAGTTGTTTACAAAAGGTTTCATCACTTAAATCACCTGGGATAAGAATGGCTTTTCGACCAGCTTGTTCGATCAATTGCTTCACTTCTTGTGCATCTGATTCTTCTTCTGGAAGGTAGTTCAATACAATATCGGCTCCTTCACGTGCGTAAGCAATAGCTACAGCACGACCTATACCAGAGTCTCCTCCTGTTACAAGAGCTTTTCGTCCAACTAGTTGTTCATTTCCTTTGTAAGATTTTTCACCGCAATCTGGACGCGGGTCCATTTTACTTTGTAATGCAGGAGGTTCTTGATATTGCTTTGGAAAGTCTTCAGTAAAAAATTGATTTAATGGATTTTCTAACTTTTTATTTTGCATTTCTCTCTCTCCTCTTCATTAGTAATGACTAAAGTTATCTTAAAATTTTCACCCTATAATTTCAAATCATATGTCTTCATTTGACTTCAACTAGCTAAAAAAAGAAAAAACACACTTATACATTTCTATAGGGTGCTTACTCTATTAGTTATTTTTTATTCTGGCTTGCTATTGTACCAGTCAACTGAGTCGAGAAAAGTTAAGTTGTTTTTTTGCCATTTTATACCAGCTATAACTTTATTTGACTTGAAAGTCAGTTTTTTCTCTCCCTTAATTTTTATGATTATTTTATATTGTATCAATCCTTTTTTCACTTTAAGATAATCGATATCTTTATAAGGAATACGAACATGATGGTCTGAAAATTGCCCCATCATCGTCAAACCAACTAAACTAATTTCCTCTGAAGAGAAAAAAAGCAAATAAAATTTCATATCTACAAAAGATGCTAATGCTCCATATGTAAAACTAGAAAATAATCCTGGTTCAGTATACCCGTATACAAAATTTTGATTTACTGGAACGTCTAATTGTTCCATATATGCTTCGATGTTTTCTATTTTCATTGCTTCATTCATTACCTACAACCCCTTTTTATCATCTTATCTAAATCAGTCAGAAAAGGAAAATGATATCCTATTTCCTGCCAAATATTACTAAATTAAAAAGATTCGTATTTTAGCTACTATGTAACTAGAACAGTATTAGGCATCTTATTCATTGGAACTAAAAGCTTATAGAAAAAGGTATAAAAAAGTTCCCATAATAATAAAATAAACGGCCCCATAAAAATTAGGACTAAGACAAACAAACCTAAAGAAAGCCAAAATTTCAATACTACCAGCATAACAAAAGAAGTAGCACTAAAGAGAAAGTGACCACTAAAAAGACCTATACCGAAATACACTTCATCGGTATAGGTCTACTTCAATTATTATTTTCCTAAACCACCAAGGCCACCAGTAGCGTCACTTCCAGCCAATTTTTTAGCTTCACTCATTAATTCTTTTTTCTCATTTTCATCAATATCGCCATCGTCGTGAGCTTGTTTAACATCTTTCACCAATTGGCCTGCTTTTTCTTTGTCCACATTTTTGAGTTTTTGTTTCAGTTCATCAAATTTTTGACTCATCTTAACATCTCCTCTTTCATCCATTTGTAGTACAACTTAAAGATAGGAAAAACAGACATAAACTTCAAGTAATTTGATTTATACTTGAACATAAAAAAAAGCAACATCTTGAAAATTAGATGCTACTCTTCTCGCTCTTATAAAATTATTTCTTTTTATTTGAATTCTTTTTCTCTAGAGTATAGACCTATTGAACAACTTTTAAGAATCCTTCTAAGAAATCAGCCGAATCTCCAATATAACTATAGTCAGAGTGTTTAAAAATAGGGGCTTCTGGATCTTTGTCAATAGAAATCACTAGTTCTGCATTTTCAATTCCAGTTGTATACTGAACTGCTCCATGGATACCTAGATTAATCAACAATTTAGGTGCAATAGTATTGCCGGATTGTCCAATTTGATCCTCTCCATTAAACTTAGGATGGTCTGTCAACGGACGAGTTACTCCAATTTTTGCTCCTAGTTTACGAGCAAGCTCTTCTGCCAGAATAATTGTCTTGTCATCTACAGCGCCTCGTCCCAACGCGATGACTCGATCAGCATTGGCAATACTATCACTTTTAGATAGCAATGGAGTTTCATCTATAATTTTCACACGTTTGGCTTCTTTAAAGACCAAATCGTTCACTTCGGTCACTATTACTGATCCGCTGTTTGTTTTTGTAGCTTCAAAAGTATTTGGTCGTACAGAAGCCATTTGCGGACGATGGTTTGGGCAAATGATCTCACACATAATATTATCCCCATAAGACGGTTTAGTTTGAACTAACAAATCATTATCAAATGCTAAATTTAAACAATCAGATGTCAGTCCTGTATTAAGTTTTGCCTGCAGACGTGGTGCAATTGAGCGACCAACAACTGTTGCACCAAAAAGGATGCTATTGGGTTGGCGACGAGTTGCCAATTCTGCCATTAAACTGGCAATCTCAGAATCAGTGGCGTCTTTCAAACGATCATCCTTTACTACAACAATTTCATCAGGACCATACTCTTTAATATTCTCTTCTAAATTTTTGTCTGTGGCTTCAAATAGGATTACAACAACTTTTTTATCACCAGCAATTTCTTTTGCTTTGGTTATCAATTGGTACGTAACCGGTTGAATAATTCCTATATGTTTCTCTGCGTATATCCAAATTTCTTGGCTAGTCATTTTTTTCCTCACCTCTCTTAGAGTAAATTAGTGGCTCTTAATTGTATTAATAATTCACGAACTGCTTCATCAGCTGTTCCTTTAAGAACCTTTGTGGCTTTCGCTTCTTTTTCGGGTGCCCATACACTACGTACGACTGTAGGTGAACCTTTCAAACCAATTCTATCAGGATCAACAGGTAAACTATTTTCATCCCAAATACGAATGTCTTTTTTGTAACTTTGTTGAATATTACGAGGTGTCGGATAGCGTGGTTCGTTCATTTCACTACGCACTGTTACCACCGCTGGCAATTGGAATTCAATTTTTTGCTGCATATTCTCTAATAATCGGGTTGCAGTCATAGCTTTATTAGAATGGCTATGAAGTTCACTTACAAATGTAATTTGTGGCCAATCTAAAAATTCAGATACAATGGGACCAACTTGACTGGTATCTGCATCCACTGACTGTCGACCAAATAATACTAAATCTACCTCACCTAATTCTTTGATAGCTTGTGAGAGCACATATCCAGTTGCTAAAGTGTCTGCTCCACCAAATTGACGAGAACTTAAAAGTACAGCATCATCACAACCCATAGCAAGACCTTGTCGTAACGTCATCTCAAAATCTGGAGGTCCCATAGATAATAGAATAACTTCTCCACCCCACTCATCTTTCAAACGTAGAGCTGCTTCAATGGCATTCTTATCATAAGGATTCATCATGCCTGGTTCCCCAGAGCGAATGAGATTTTTAGTAACTGGATCAATTTTCAAGTTATTTGAAACCGGTACTTGTTTAATACATACTACAATTTTCAAGCTCATTGAACTCATTCCCCTCCCTCGTTTACAACTTCTTTAGCTATTTCAATCATCATTTTTTCTAATGATCCTTCTGCAATTTGTAATGCACGAGCATCACGGATTAAATGCTCCACAGGATACTCTCTACTATAACCATATCCACCTAACACTTGTAAGGCATGATCAGCAGCAATAACCGAAGCACGGCTACCATATGATTTTGCCATAGTAGCGACTTTAGCATAAGATTTACCCTCAAGTTTTAACTTAGCAGCTTCTTGGTAAAGCAATTGTGTATTTTCTTTCGCAATGGCAATTTCTGTAATTTTTGTTTGAATAGAATGTAATTGGATAATAGGAGTATCGATTGCTTCACGTTTTTTTGCGTAATCAACCGCAATCGTTAAGGCATGTTGAGTAATACCTGCAGCAATCGCACCCATTAAAATACGTGCGTCATAGTGAGCGTTATCCCCAATTTCAACACCTTGTCCTATAGTTCCTAATAAGTGTTCTTCACCGACAACAACGTTTTCCAAGAAAATTTCTCCTACTGGTGTGCCATTCATCCCAATGAACTCTTCACGCTTACCGTGTTTAAAGCCAGGCATATCTTCATCAACAAGGAAACAAGATAATTCTGTTGGAGATGTTTTTAAAAGTACACAATAGACTTCAGCTAATCCACCATTTGTAATCATGGTTTTGTTGCCATTTAAAATCCACTTATCTCCCTCTTTAACTGCTTTGGCTGTATGTCCCATTACATTAGATCCACCTTGTGGTTCTGTTGAGGAAAACCCAAAAATACGATGAGTTGCTTGCGGTAGATATTTTTCTTTCAACTCAGTTGTTGCATATTTCAATACTTGGTCAATTGTTTTGTAGTGTCCTTCTAAGGTAAAGGCAACACTGGCATTTCGAACAGCAAAATCATAGATGGTTTGAGAACTAGCAATAACATCAAATCCTGCTCCACCATATTCTTCTGGTAAAGTTAACCCTAAAAATCCAGTATTCACAATATTATTCCATAACTCCTTAGGAAAATCCCTTTGTTTATCAATCAACATATCCAATGGTTTTACTTCTCTATCAGCAAAATCTGTTACCATCTGGTGTAACATCACTTGCGGCTGGGTCAATTTTATACTCATCATTTACACTCCTTTGTTCATATATGCACAAGAATAAATTCAAATCGTCTAACAAATTAACTATAGCCTATTTTTTTTTCGATAGAGTTGATTTAAATCAAGTACAAGCAAAATTATAAAAAACATTTTCTTTTCTAAAGTCTAGAAAACTGGTAAACTTGGCTAGTATTGTGAGGAATTATAGAGGAGAATACAGGATGAAAAAAATTTATTCAACATCTTACCACCATGCTTATCATTGTGAAAAAACAGCACAGTGTTGTATATCTACCGTCCCCTTATTTCAATCCCTAACAACCGAACAAAAAGAACAAATTCATTCATTGATCCATCACAAACACTACTCTAAAGGAGAAACGATTTACCGACCTGGTGAAACTGCTGATTCTCTTTATGTATTGCAAAGCGGCAAAATACGTGTCTATCGATTATCAGATACCGGAAAAGAACAATTAATCCGAATGGTAACTAAAGGTGAGTTCACTGGTGAATTAGCTTTATTCAAGAAGGGAGTTTATGAAGCTTTTGCGGAAGCGCTAACAGATTGTTCAATATGCGCTATCACACATATAGAGTTTCGTGAGTTACTCCTTCAATACCCAACTATGTCTATTGAAATGTTGGCGACTATTGCTAACAGATTGGGAACTTCTGAGCAACAAACAACTTGGGCTACTACTGAGACAGTACGAGACCGTTTGTTACACTTTTTGATTAGTTTAGCTGACTCTATTGAAAGAGAACCCATTGTTGAACTAAAGATGGCTAAAAAGGATTTAGCTTCTTATCTAGGAACCACTTCCGAATCATTAAGTCGTGAATTAGCTCGATTAGAAAAAGAAAAAATCATTAAAGAAATGTCCTATGGAAAGTATAAACTATTAGATTCCCCATAATTGGTATCTATTGTATAAAGATAGAATCCTCCTCATAATCAGGAAGGGTTCTATTTTTTGATACCTATAAAAGATTGATAAAGATCAATTTTTTAATCCCCTCTACTCATTATACTAAAGTCATTAACAGATAGGAGGAATGCAATTATGAAAAAGGCTATATATCAATTAGAACCGTTATCATGTCCATCTTGTATCAAAAAAATCGAAACAACTTTAACTAAAACGGAAGGAATTGAATCCGTTAAGGTGATGTTCAACTCCAGTAAAGTAAAAACACAATTCGATGAATCAAAAATCGAAGCTGGAAAGATTCAAGAAACCATTCAAAAACTAGGTTATCCAGTTTTATCTTCTATACTCTCTTAATAAAACCTAGTATGATAAATAATTCTACTTTTTAAAAGTAGAATTATTTTTTTTTGATAAAAATACTTTTTACATTTGCGACAACTTCTACAAAAGAGAGCGAATAGAATGAAACAACTCAATTAATCTTGATCACAGTCAATTTTTAACTGTTAGATATGAAGTAAGATAAATTTATGAAGAAACCACCAAACGAAAGGAGCGTTCCTTATGTCAAAAGTCCTATTTCAAATTGAGCCACTTGAATGTGCCGGTTGTGCACAAAAAATAGCCAATCAAGTCAATACATTAAAAGGAATCGACTTTGTCAAAGTCTTTCCACAACTTGGAAAAATACTTATCTCATTCGACAGCAAAAAATTATCACTCTCTAAAGTTGAAGAAACCATTCTACAAACAGGTCATCCCATTTATTCAAAAATAACTGCGTAAAAATAAGGAGGAAAAAAATGATTACTCATATCAATCATCATAAAAATCACATCATTATTTTATCAGGTAGTTTAATCGCTATCGGCTTTATTTCAGGTTTCATGGGAACTAAAAACCTACAGGATATTGCCCTGATTATTGCAACCATTATTGCCAGTATACCTATTTTCATTAAAGCCCTTCAAGCTTTGCGGATGAAAGCATTCAGTATTGATCTGCTCGTTAGTATCGCCGTTCTTGGTGCCTTATATATTGGTGAGTACACGGAATCTTCTATTGTAACCTTTTTATTTTTATTCGGCGATTACTTAGAAATGAGAACTTTAGAAAAAACACGCTCATCATTAAGAGAACTGGTTGACCTAGCTCCTCAAGAAGCAACTTTATTGCGTGCAGATGGCCAAACAGAAACCGTTCCCGTTGAAGATGTTAAAGAAGGCAATCGTGTCCTCGTTCACCCAGGCGGTAAAATTCCAGTTGACGGTAAAATTGTCTATGGTAAGGCTTCAATTAATGAATCAGCTATCACCGGTGAATCTGTTCCGGCATCAAAAGCAATTGATGATCTCGTTTTCAGTGGAACAATCTTGGACAATGGTTACATTGAAATGATTGCTCAAAGAGTCGGAAACGATACGACCTTTGCTAAAATCATTGAACTTGTCGAAGAAGCACAAGAATCCAAATCAAAAGCAGAAAAATTTTTAGATAAATTTGCCAATATCTATACGCCGTCTGTCGTCATTTTATCAATCGTTGTCTACCTCTTTACCAGAGATCTTCATTTGGCCATCACTTTCCTAGTCATTGCCTGTCCTGGTGCTTTAGTGATTGGAGCGCCTGTTTCAAATGTTGCTGGTATCGGAAATGGCGCCAAAAAAGGTGTACTGATAAAGGGTGGAGAAATAATGGATACATTCTCTAAAGTAGATACCATAGTCTTTGATAAAACAGGTACTTTGACCAAAGGAAAACCTGAAGTTACCGATATTCATACCTTTAGCAACATCAATCAAGATACTTTATTGGAACTCGTGGCTAAAGCAGAAACAATTTCTGAGCACCATTTAGGACAAACGATTGTGA comes from the Carnobacterium sp. 17-4 genome and includes:
- a CDS encoding Crp/Fnr family transcriptional regulator; this translates as MKKIYSTSYHHAYHCEKTAQCCISTVPLFQSLTTEQKEQIHSLIHHKHYSKGETIYRPGETADSLYVLQSGKIRVYRLSDTGKEQLIRMVTKGEFTGELALFKKGVYEAFAEALTDCSICAITHIEFRELLLQYPTMSIEMLATIANRLGTSEQQTTWATTETVRDRLLHFLISLADSIEREPIVELKMAKKDLASYLGTTSESLSRELARLEKEKIIKEMSYGKYKLLDSP
- a CDS encoding electron transfer flavoprotein subunit beta/FixA family protein; the protein is MKIVVCIKQVPVSNNLKIDPVTKNLIRSGEPGMMNPYDKNAIEAALRLKDEWGGEVILLSMGPPDFEMTLRQGLAMGCDDAVLLSSRQFGGADTLATGYVLSQAIKELGEVDLVLFGRQSVDADTSQVGPIVSEFLDWPQITFVSELHSHSNKAMTATRLLENMQQKIEFQLPAVVTVRSEMNEPRYPTPRNIQQSYKKDIRIWDENSLPVDPDRIGLKGSPTVVRSVWAPEKEAKATKVLKGTADEAVRELLIQLRATNLL
- a CDS encoding heavy-metal-associated domain-containing protein, translating into MSKVLFQIEPLECAGCAQKIANQVNTLKGIDFVKVFPQLGKILISFDSKKLSLSKVEETILQTGHPIYSKITA
- a CDS encoding electron transfer flavoprotein subunit alpha/FixB family protein; translated protein: MTSQEIWIYAEKHIGIIQPVTYQLITKAKEIAGDKKVVVILFEATDKNLEENIKEYGPDEIVVVKDDRLKDATDSEIASLMAELATRRQPNSILFGATVVGRSIAPRLQAKLNTGLTSDCLNLAFDNDLLVQTKPSYGDNIMCEIICPNHRPQMASVRPNTFEATKTNSGSVIVTEVNDLVFKEAKRVKIIDETPLLSKSDSIANADRVIALGRGAVDDKTIILAEELARKLGAKIGVTRPLTDHPKFNGEDQIGQSGNTIAPKLLINLGIHGAVQYTTGIENAELVISIDKDPEAPIFKHSDYSYIGDSADFLEGFLKVVQ
- a CDS encoding SDR family oxidoreductase, whose protein sequence is MQNKKLENPLNQFFTEDFPKQYQEPPALQSKMDPRPDCGEKSYKGNEQLVGRKALVTGGDSGIGRAVAIAYAREGADIVLNYLPEEESDAQEVKQLIEQAGRKAILIPGDLSDETFCKQLVDQAHKELGGLDILALVAGKQQAVEDILELTTEQLRQTFEINVFSLFWVIKAALPYLPEGSSIITTSSVQGYNPSANLLDYASTKFAINGFSRGLAKQLAPKGIRVNVVAPGPIWTPLQISGGQPSEAIPTFGQDTPLQRAGQPVELSDIYVFLASTKSSYVTAQIYGVTGGTELA
- a CDS encoding heavy metal translocating P-type ATPase; translated protein: MITHINHHKNHIIILSGSLIAIGFISGFMGTKNLQDIALIIATIIASIPIFIKALQALRMKAFSIDLLVSIAVLGALYIGEYTESSIVTFLFLFGDYLEMRTLEKTRSSLRELVDLAPQEATLLRADGQTETVPVEDVKEGNRVLVHPGGKIPVDGKIVYGKASINESAITGESVPASKAIDDLVFSGTILDNGYIEMIAQRVGNDTTFAKIIELVEEAQESKSKAEKFLDKFANIYTPSVVILSIVVYLFTRDLHLAITFLVIACPGALVIGAPVSNVAGIGNGAKKGVLIKGGEIMDTFSKVDTIVFDKTGTLTKGKPEVTDIHTFSNINQDTLLELVAKAETISEHHLGQTIVKAAQTRKLDLSTIELRDGEAIKGNGIKAIVNNHNIIAGNRKLMKAENISLEATVDQYAVVREKAGNSAIFIAIDGKISGIISIADQIRDDAKIALTQMRENGIKKIVMLTGDNKHTAEAVATELGLDEFHAELLPENKVDYVKQLKSSGHIVAMAGDGVNDAPAIATADIGLAMGKGGTDISMETADVVLMADQLMQFSHAYSLAKATTRNMKQNILIAVSVVALLLGGVLMGNVHLASGMFIHEASVLVVILNAMRLIRFNLKPTKSVELTGAAVKV
- a CDS encoding acyl-CoA dehydrogenase family protein, whose protein sequence is MSIKLTQPQVMLHQMVTDFADREVKPLDMLIDKQRDFPKELWNNIVNTGFLGLTLPEEYGGAGFDVIASSQTIYDFAVRNASVAFTLEGHYKTIDQVLKYATTELKEKYLPQATHRIFGFSSTEPQGGSNVMGHTAKAVKEGDKWILNGNKTMITNGGLAEVYCVLLKTSPTELSCFLVDEDMPGFKHGKREEFIGMNGTPVGEIFLENVVVGEEHLLGTIGQGVEIGDNAHYDARILMGAIAAGITQHALTIAVDYAKKREAIDTPIIQLHSIQTKITEIAIAKENTQLLYQEAAKLKLEGKSYAKVATMAKSYGSRASVIAADHALQVLGGYGYSREYPVEHLIRDARALQIAEGSLEKMMIEIAKEVVNEGGE
- a CDS encoding PH domain-containing protein, with amino-acid sequence MNEAMKIENIEAYMEQLDVPVNQNFVYGYTEPGLFSSFTYGALASFVDMKFYLLFFSSEEISLVGLTMMGQFSDHHVRIPYKDIDYLKVKKGLIQYKIIIKIKGEKKLTFKSNKVIAGIKWQKNNLTFLDSVDWYNSKPE
- a CDS encoding heavy-metal-associated domain-containing protein, translated to MKKAIYQLEPLSCPSCIKKIETTLTKTEGIESVKVMFNSSKVKTQFDESKIEAGKIQETIQKLGYPVLSSILS